In the genome of Daucus carota subsp. sativus chromosome 9, DH1 v3.0, whole genome shotgun sequence, the window GATTCATACACTGCTAGCTGAAGAAACTTGTAAGTTCTCTGATGGTTAAGAAATCCCATGAACCAAAACTCATAGTCATCCTCTGTAACTATATCTATATACTTTCTTGATGGATCTTGGACATTTTCACTTTCGTTTGCTCTTTTTATCTTGTTCAACGGAACTGAAACCTTGTAATGAATCCGAATTAAATCCCCTGTTGAAGTAGAGACCTTGATTGATCTTTCACTGCAGAATGCAATTCTATCGGTTGAGATAAATAGTAATCCGGCTATTGGACCAGCAGTTGTAGATAAATAGCATTGTGAAGCCTTCAATAGCTTTTCTCCTGATCTGATACTGAAGTTTTGTTTGAACACTTTCCTGACACCCCCTACTCGGAGAATTTTAGCTCCCAACCTTAACTTTCCCCTCACTGTTTCACTCAACTTAGGTCCAATTTTCACTGCATAAGTTGAAACAAATATCATTTAAGTAACAAACTGTATACAAGAATCAGTAACAAAACCAGATGATATTTGACATTTCTTAAGCTCAGAACTAACCATGATCCCGAATGCCTTGAGCAAAATTCTCCACTTTCATACCAAGTTTGTTTATCCCATCCTTCATTAACTCTATCGTGCCTGCAGTTTCAAGAAAACGCTTAATTACAAAAGGATCCGGTGTAGCTtacataaacaataaaaaatgtatgtgtgtacatatgattaaaattttctctttaCATTTCGTGTACTAAAGAAAATAGGTACTTAACTCTGTCTAAATTTTGGAGATGCATAATATTGATTGCAAGCGATACATAAAGATCCTTCCCGAGGCATCTCAGCTGGATATACTGTTGAGCTGATCGGAATTCCAATAACTTGTCCTGGAATCTGGttcttcatttttaaatttttacgaACTGCAAATTGCTTGGTTCTCTGTAAGCCTCTGGTTGATCTTTACTTGTTTTCTGATGTGCCTTGTAGGATGAATTACAACAACGCGTCTTACATGGTATTTATAGCGCAATTGAGAAGGTTAGTGGTATTTAACTTTACGCTGCATGACTCATGTTTGGCTCATCTATGAGACAAATGTGACGAGGCAAGATAAGACATGATAGAAAATTTATGCCCTGCTTTGTAAGCAAGCTAGCCGAAGGGTCTTAAGTCCCTGTCGGTATACGTAGGTATTTCCCTATTTTGTACAATTTTGTTATAGAGCAACAGAAAGTTCAGGGCCTGGAAGTTAGCTGAACTCAAAACCGAGCAGAAAGTAGTTGTTGCTAGTCTGAAACACAGTTAATGGTTTAAGAGAGCTTGCTTTAGCACTTGAATCGCGGAAAAATTAGAACGTTGATCGAGTTGTCAGAAGAATCTGGCTAAATATCAgacagaaaataaaagaaaaacaaaaaatcttgcATAGTACAGGGACTTTTAATCATGCCAAGCATGATACTGATAGATCTTCTTGTACAAAGTTGAATCAATCAAACCATCTGATGTTTGGTCAAAACAAGTAAAATAATCTCATAgtgtatatgattttattaaggAAAGGAAAGAGTAGGTTCATCACATGCAAGTCATAAACAGCTGGTGCAAAAGTTTCAAATGCTTATGTGGACTGTCATCAATCTTTAATCCTTTTGTATCATGCATTTTCTTTATCTTGATGTCATTGTTATATTGTAATCTTTGCTTATTAAAACATTACTGTATTAGTTGGTAAATTAATCCCTTTAATGTTGTTCCTCTAATATATAAGAACGTGTAGGACTGTAAATAGTTTAGGATATCCAGTGGTTGATAAAACTTTTAGCGGATCAGATCCTTTTAATTATGGCAAACATATCTTACAAAAAAGTTTGGCATATACTGCAATAGAATTCCATCGATGTAGAGAAAGTCTTACACGGACCCTGGGACTATAACTAAtctaaaaattaatacaataaaGATTGTTTTAAAGCAATTACATAAAGAAACAAGCTCTGTTATTCGCATAATCCCATGAACCGCATAAAAACAAGCTCTATTATTCACATCATTTATATCACTTGGCTATACGTTTAATAAGATAAATTCAAGATTAATTTCATAACCTCTTCTGTAATGAATATTGATGTACGGTAAAGGTCCAAAAGTTATTTACTTTGTAACATCTTCCATATTAATATAGTTATACAACTATACATTAATACAAATATgattcatgtatatatatagtcattCCTTGTGTTTCATTTTCAAaacttaatataatataattttactgCATCATTTCATCACAAAAGGTAGAATTTTTATACTACTTGCTTCACGGAAAATGAAAAATTCCTCTATTATGCTTTTCATCTCTCTTGCCATGATATTGGCGATTTCGGGTTAGTTCATTCctgcaaaaaatattttaatctccTTAATATTTCCATCAATATAGATGGTTTAAAGTTACATTATGTGCAGGTTTAAGATTGTCAAATGGTTTAGCTGAAGCAATAGTTGCTCGCGCTCCATACCATGCAGGGGCTCCAAACCATATATTGAACGCATACGATTGCAGTAAAGATGAAAGCATATGCAGCAAACGTTGTCCGGGATTTTGCTTCTATTGCTATTGTGATAAAATATCTAAAACTTGTAATTTTCATTGTGAATTGTGAATAGTATAATTATTGAGCCAAGGGCTTAATAAATGATTTAccacatttttatgaattaataagGCAAGTCTTTATCTCAATTggtgattgtttttattttcattgtACTAAAATTGAGTATAAGTgtctttcatattttttaatacatcCTATAATCGAGAGGGACTACAAGATTAAGATGCGTTTAAGAACTATGATTGGGAGAGTGACCATCACAATAATAGCTTTAGAATGCCTTCAAAGAATTCAACAAACTTTAGTGATAATGAACAACATTAATCTAACATTAGCCTAAATAaggtttttttttatgtgtAACAGTTTGAAGGATGCGATCATTAACTATGTTGTTGAAAATAAAAGGGATATTTAGTTTGCTAAGAATGATTTGTAGATGGTTCGGTTTAAGTATGGGGAGAATGTCCTTGGTATTTATATTCCAACACGATTGATGTTGATGGAATTTTAGACCATACGCTTAGCTTTGTGTGGTCTCTGATTGGATGGCTAGGAAATTTGGAAATCATATGAGATTTAATCTTAAGTGGAAGCCGAGAGAAATTCAACAACACCTAAATGAAGTCCACGATGTGTTAATTTTGAAAACCATTGTTAATTAGCAAGAAAATAGCATTGTCTGGAATTGAAGATGATATTGCtaaacaatataagagattataTGATTATGGAGTTGAGGTACTGGGATGAGCGTGCATATCCAGTTCCTGTTCTCATTTTGGTGCACTGCCAATAAGATTCAATCAGACCTTAAGTATTTGATTATAGTAAGCAAGTAGCTGTAAATATCAGAATGGTTGAACATCTTGAGTtaaacatcaaaaaaatttcaattacttaaataagttttttaatAGATGTTAATTAAGAGTAGATGTATTCAGTGATAAAATAAGGATTTAAAATGCTCACACCATGGAACCGGAACTGAATATTTTGaatacaattaatttaatttaacggCTTGTAATTTCTCTATAAACAATGAGATCTTATAGAtactgaaaataaaaatatttgatcagATGACCCCATCATAATATGAGTCTTATTTAATTCAGGTCACTTGCGGAGAATGGTTGTTAATTCAGATTTCTATCAGTTTATCCTAATGTGACTATTTGTCTCACCTGAGGTCGTTCGATGCTCGGTCAAAAGATAAAGATCGATGCTCGGTCAAAAGATAAAGAATGCAGTTACAATTGACACAAAACTTAAGTCTGATATAGATAAATGTAATTCATAGTACTAGTCTTTTCGGTTCGAATTTGGGTGGTACACTGTTACTGTTTCTGAGACAGAGAAAAAGTTGTATCTCTAGATATATGAGTGCAGGTTTTGATTCTTGTTGCATCTTAAATGTTTTGCATCTCTGGATATTTGAGTACATTGATATGATATCATAAAGaagttgttttaaaaatattattatttttatatggtAGCTCTTGTGGCTCATTGCCATTCTTTTCTACTCAGGCATGTATTCTTGTTGAGTCTTATCCTTTTTTTGCAAGACAGTCCCCGGttctgttattaaaatatttgagacATCGAGGAGACGAGCAAACTAAATTGCTTCATCCAGCTTAATAATTGTTTTAAGGAAATTAGAGGACTTGTAAATCAGCCATTTCacagaaaaaattataagagaAGAGAGATATTCACCGGGAAAAGTGTGCATAACTAGTTGtttcattataaaaaattagtcatttatatagcttgaaattattaatttctattataaaatattattacctTACTATCGATAATGAAGTAGACGATGATAATATTAATGGCAATTGGTAAAAACACCCATATTTTTTTACCTTATGTTCAAAAATATGTTTGAAATTCTATACATGGTTGCAACGCTAgccgaaaataattaattttaatgtcGCAAGAGGTGCAATTGAGGTTGCATAAATAACACggtattttagaaaaaaaaattacaacgaTATCTTTGAAAAATtccctaataataataatatataagagACTTATTTTGCAGACAATATATAGAGAAACAACTTATATGTATACTTTGTTGTGATTTCTCCTCTCACTACCATCGTCTTCGTTTATAACCACCGCTATCAACCAGATTTGCTTCTCCTTCTGTAGATATCTCAGCAAAGCGTTCATTTATAACTCTTTGATTTCGACAGTTAATCTACTCTTCCAAAGGTGGATTTGGCAACTAACAAAAACCTTAGTAATAATTTGTTGAAGTATGTAAATTAATGGTAATTTATATAGTTATCATAATTCATTCTCAAGTTTGATGCCTatagtgtgtgtgtatatatatatttctatttgtTTGCTGCTTAACATGAATAATTACCTGGGACAGGTATGGGGTCATGCTGAAAAGGAAGGAGGACGAAAGCAACAAGGTCAAAGGATCTAAGcatacaaaaattatatcaaacatTTTTGTCaacagaaaaaatattttttaattgatatgtagtataacataaatataaaataaaatatcaagaaaTTCTGCAAAATTAATAGATATTAAAAAACATTACTTACAAGTATATCATCCttgagcattttcttcattgtttaaacCACAAAAAACGATAAATGATCAAGCActtcaaaattattaaattttgatatgtccACCACTAAAAAATCATCattaaatttaacaaacaaAGATTTTTGATTCAGTTTTATGCCTAACATAAAACTCATTCAAAGCCTTAATCCGAAGCAGGAACAGAAGtccaaaaaatcacaattaatatgatttatatgTAAATCTAGATCTGCATTCAATGTATGTAATAGCATATTAAAAACAATCGAACCCACATatgtataaaatcatatagaatcaTCGCATccatatatgaatatatttactTGTAATTTTATAATCTAACTACCTGTTGGCACATCGAGCCGAAGTTATCTTCCATTATACAATTAAGACCAAAAGTTCTATCAATTGGCAATTCTAGCCAACATCACAAACTACACAATATTCAGATCTTAAAATACTTGAATTTATTGTAAGAGCTATATCGATATGTAACTTGTTAATAGAAAGACAAATTTCATAGGGAGGAGAGGAGGAGGGGATTATGGTATATGAAGAATGACTATTGGGGTTTTTATACAGGCATGTAGAAGGATCGAGAACGATTGAGACAGTTCTCATCATTAAAATATGTTCTTATTACTAAATTGtccttaaattttaaatttcttacattatatatatcaaatttaagtAACATTTATAATCACCAAAAACATTTTGGTAAAAAAAACATCTCGGTTAGCCGAGGTCGAGaatcttgtaaaatatatatatgtgtaagtGTGTTCAACtataaaaagtaatatttttattaaaaagtacaAGTTAAATCATTTACTAAACCTAATAGTCGAAAGAATAaaacaactatattttatatttcatattatatttattttttaaaatatccgcTATATAACATAATTCAGTTGaattaaatctgttaacaaattttttaaatgtaCAATTTATAACACGTAATGATAAGTTAAAATATCGATCATACTATATCATACAtcacatttaaatttaaattatttgagaaaCATTTGTAATTTCCTTTGTTTGTAACTTTTCTTAAGTTAATGCTTAGTGTTAGTCATAGTTTggaacaataataatatatatttagaagttaagaaatataaggacttttttataaaaaaagtctAGGGGAATTAccttgtatactgttttttcaatcttattttcaaaaatactaccttctccaatcttattttcaaaaatactaccttctctaaaatctttcaaatatactatctttttgaaaatattctccaaaaatacggtggttgtatatgcaaccatatatgcaactacaaatcctgatttcaaatttcagttttcaaatgtcattttcgacgtcgaaaatgacatttgaaaactgaaacttgaaatcaagaTTTGTAGTTGcaggttgcatatggttgtattcagttgtatatggttgcattcagttagttgattctattgtaatttaatggcccgccaggggcacaccatacatccgttgtaacttacagttttcagttgcatttagttgcatatgaggttgcatttagttgcatatatatgaggttgcattcagttgattcagTTAAGTGAGTATTACATTTTTTACATTTCTCTCCGGTATCTGTTTCTTTTTTACCTCAATTGCTAAAGCATTTTAAGATTAGTAGAGTATTCATCTGACAAACTGCAATCTGAAGATTTTAGAGGATATGCAGACATCGAAGTCACGAAAGAGTAAAGACCAAATATAAGCATTCATTTTCCGCAGGTTCCTCTATTCCATCTTTTACGGGTTCCTCTATTCCATCTTTTACCTAAGAGTATTGTTCTACTAAATATAGTAGGGACTAAGGACCAAGCAAGTCCAGTAAGATAGTAACAAACGTTACGTAAGGACCATCTGTGATTCCACTGTGATTTCTGGGATCCCACTTGTTCATTGCCTACACGAGTATTTAGCTGTTTTCTCTGTGAGAGAGTAGATCTCCACAACTGGACATGCCTTAAAATTAACCCGTCGCCTAGCACTTAAAAACACAGCTACAAAGAATCGTTGGAACAGTGCCTACTGGTCAGAAGCACCCTGTCGGCTAAATCATCTTAATGATGTACTAAAAAGCGTCATGTTCCACAACTcttaattacatatttttagaatttaaaatatgaatatgagTTTTGTAAGGCCATTCTCCTAAGACCGCGTGGTTTTAAGAGAACTGTTAACTTAAATAGTCTTAGCAGCATGTAACAGACATGTGTTCAACCTTcggaatttcaaatttatacaaGACGACATGTATTTAACCTTTGGAATAATATATACAAGACGAACAAGAAAGACGAGACATCAAAATAGTATGCACCAGTGCTATTGCACGAATTTTGAATCAGATGGATTTTCAttaagaaaaatgaatatttagTGATAACTCCACATCCCGTTCCGGTAGCTCCTCCGCCGTGCactggtgtcttgcggtgtagctgctggtgggtgtctgcaaaacaacaccggaggggggtttgagccccgcggcgcctccggcgtgagaatgagtGCAGGTATCGGAATAGATGGACAGGAAATAAGCTATCTACacgtggtgggtgaaggtggcGTGTGGTGGCTGTATGATGGCTGTATGGTGGCTGTGTGTTTGTATTTTTACTGAGTGCACAAGTGTGTGTGAAATGTGAGTGTAGAGAGTGAAGTCCCCTTAAactcttgatccttggtctatttataggccaaggattagggttcaaggatgcgtacctggatcctggtcctacacgtgtaggggtttgatcccctacacgtgtccaggtgtcagcgtaggagtagtgttttggaatgttccctggcttgtctctatcgccagtagttgaccgttatgttttgtctttatcgtgtcagtctTTGCCTTGCGCAGCAAATGTCGGCTGGTACACGTGTACCCGGGTGAGCAGTAAGCTTCACTGTACCCGGGTAAGAGATCCTGCCTGGGCCGTGTGTCCTGACAGGCTTGGGTGTTGTCTTGCAGGATTGGTGGCTACCCGGGGGTAGAGGCTCCTTTATAGGACCCGGGTGTGACTTATTATACCCTATCATTTAGTACATATATTTTGACTCTACATACGGCCTAATCCCATGGCCATAACATTAAAGCACATGTTATGAAACATGGGAAGAATGAACGTTCTTGTTGTGGTCATTGAGATTCATACATTGTTAGCTGAAGAAAATTGCAAGTTCTCTGATGTTTAAGAAATCCCATGAACCAAAACTCGAACTCATCCTCTGTAACTATATCAATGTACTTTATTGATGGATCCTGGACATTTTCACTTTCATTTGCTGTTTTAATTTTGTTCAAAGGAACTGAAACCTTGTAATGAATCCGAATTAAACCCCCTGCTGAAGTAGAGACCTTGATTGATCTTTCACTGCAGAATGCAATTCTATCGGTTGAGATAAATAGTAATCCGGCTATTGGACCAGCAGTTGTGGATAAATAGCATTGTGAAGCCTTCAATAGCTCTTCTCCTGATCTGACACTGAAGTTTTGTTTGAACACTCTCCTGACACCCCCTACTCGGAGAATTTTAGCTCCCAACCTTAACTTTCCCCTCACTGTTTCACTCAACTTAGGTCCAATTTTCACTGCATAAGTTGAAATAAAATAGCATTTAAGTAGCTCATTGTGTAAAAGAATCAGTAACAAAACCAGATGATTTTGACATTTCGTAAGCTCAGAACTAACCATGATCCCGGATGCCTTGAGCAAAATTCTCCACTTTCACACCAAGTTTGTTCATCCTATCCTTCATTAACTCTATCGTGCCTGCAGTTTCAAGAAAAATCTTAATCACAAAAGGATCTGGTGTAGCTTAcataaacaatcaaaaatgtatgtgtgtacatatgattataattttctttctttacatTTCGTGTGCTAAAGAAAAGAAGTACTTACTCTGTCCAAATTTTGGAGATGCATAATATTGATTGCAAGCGATACATAAAATCCCTTCCTGACGCATCTCATCTGGATATACTGTTGAGCTGATCGGAATTCCAATAACTTGTCCTGGAATCTGGttcttcatttttaaattttgacgaACTGCAAATTGCTTGGTTCTTTGTAAGCCTCTAGTTGATCTTTACTTGTTTTCTGATGTGGTTTGTAGGATGTATTACAACAATGCGTCTTACATAGATTTTATAGGGCAATTAAGAAGGTTAGTGGCATTTAACTTTATGCTGCATGACTCATGTTTGGCTCATCTATGAGACAACTGTGACGAGGCCTGTATATTTTAAGATAAGACATGATAGAAACTTTATGCCCTGCTTTGTTAGCAAGCTAGTCGAAGGGTCTTAAGTCCCTGTCGGTATACGTTAGTATTTCCCTAATTTGTACAATTTTGTTATAAAGCAACAGAAAGTTCAGGGACCGGAAGTTAGCTGAACTGAAAACTGTGCAGAAGGTAGTTGTTGCTAGTCTGAAACACAGTTAACGGTTTAAGAGAGCTCGCCTAATTAGCACTTGAATCGCGGAAAAATTAGAACATTGATCGAGTTGTGAGAAGAATCTGGCAAAATATCAGacagaaaataaaacaaaaacaaaaaatcttgcATAGTACAGGGACTTTTAATCATGCCAAGCATGATACTAATAGATCTTCTTGTACAAAGTTGAATCAATCAAACCATCTGATGTTTGGTCAAAACAAGTAAAATAATCTCATAGTGTATATGATTTGATAAGGAAAGGAAAGAGTAGGTTCATCACATGCAAGTCATACACAGCTGGTGCAAAAGTTTCAAATGCTTATCCTTAATCCTTTTGTATCATGCATTTTCTTTGTCTTGATGTTTAATGAGATATATTGTAATCTTTGATTATTGTATCATTAAAACATTAATGTATTAGTTGGTAAATTAGTCACTTTAATGTTGTTCCTCTAATAAATAAGAACGTGTGGGACCGTAAATAGTTTAGGATATCAAGTGGTTGATAAAACTTTTAGCGGATCAAAGCCTTTTAATTATGGCAagcatattttacaaaaaagtTTGACATCTTCATATACTGCAATAAAATTCCATCGAAGTTGAGAAAGTCTTACGCAGACCCTAGGACTAtaactaatttaaatattaatacaatAAAGATTGTTTTAAAGCaattaaataaagaaacaagCTCTGTTATTCGCATAATCCCATGGACCGCATAAAAACAAGCTCTATTATTCACATCATTTATATCATTTGGCTATACGTTTAATAAGATAAATTCAAGATTAATTTCATAACCTCTTTTGTAATGAATATTCATGTACAGTAAAGGTCTAAAAGTTATTTACTTTGTAACATCTTCCATATTAATATAGTTCCAGAACTGTACatttcatgtatatatatagtcattccttgtgtttcatttttaaaacttaataaaatatatttttgttgcaTCATCTCATCACAAAAGGTAGAATTTTTATACTACTTGCTTCacagaaaatgaaaaattcCTCTGTTATGCTTTTCATCTCTCTTGCCATGATATTGGCCATTTCTGGTTAGTTCATTcttgcaaaatatattttaatatccttTACAATAGTTCCATCAATATAAATGGCTTAAAGTTACATTATGTGCAGGTTTAAGATTGTCAAATGGTTTAGCTGAAGGGATAGTTGCTCGCGCTCCATACCATGCAGGGGCTCCAAACCATATATTAAACGCATACGATTGCAGTAATGATGAAAGCATATGCACCAAACGTTGTCCGGGATTTTGCTTCTATTGCTATTGTGATAAAATATCTAAAACTTGTAATTTTCATTGTGAATTGTGAATAGTATAATTATTGAGCCAAGGGCTTAATAAATGATTTAtcacatttttattaattaataaggcTAGTCTTTATCTCAATCGGTGATTGTTAAGTTTTTTAATAGATGTTAATTAAGAGTAGCTGTATTCAGTGATAAAATAAAGATTTAAAATCCTCACACCATGGAACCGGAACTGAATATTTTGaatacaattaatttaatttaatggcTTGTAATTTCTCTATAAACAATGAGATCTTATAGAtactgaaaataaaattatttgatcaGATGCCCATCATAATATGAGTCTTATTTAATCCAGGTCACTTGATGAGAATGGTTAATTTAGATTTCTATCAGTTTATCCTAATGTGACTATTTTTGTTACCTTAGGTCGTTCGATGCTCGGTCAAAAGATAAAGAATGCAGTTACAATTGACACCAAACTTAAGTCTGATATAGATAAATGTAATTCGTAGTACCAGTCTTTTCAATTTGAATTTGGGTGTTACACAGTTACTGTTTCTTGACAGAGAAAAAGTTGCATCTCTAAATATTTGAGTACAGGTTTTGATTCTTTTGCATCTTAAAAGTTTTGCATCTCTGGATATATAAGTACATTGATACGATATCATAAAGAAGTtggttttgaaatattattatttttgtatggTATTTATGAGTCAGATGCCATTCCTATTCTACTCAGGCATGTATTCTTGTTGAGTCTTATCCCTTTTTTTCAAGACAGTCCCTGGttatgttattaaaatatttaagacATTGAGGAGACGAACAATCTAAATTGTTCCATCCagcttaataatttttttaagaaattagaGGACTCATAAATCACCAAGAAAAGTGTGCATGGTAAGTAGTTGtttcattataaaaaattagtcatTTATATAGGTAGaaattagttaatttttattataaattattactaCCTTAATGTAGATTATGAAGTACTTAGAAGATAATAATATTAAGGGAAATTTGGAAAAATactcatattttttaatttattttcaataatatgGTCAAAATTGCGTACATGGTTGCAACGCTAGCCGAAAATAGTTAACTTTTATGTCGCAAGAGTTGCAATTGAGGTTGCATATATAATTACAcggtattttgaaaaaaaaattacaaccaGGATATCTTTGAAAAATTccctaataataatatataagaaaattatagAAGAAGATAGTCGTTACCATGTATAACTTTATAATAATACATTAATTGTACATACTCGGTAAGATACACGCTTGAGGCTAAGTGATTTTTGGATTAACATAATTATACATCGTTTCATCACCATTGAAGACAACATACACAAAAACAACTTATATGTATACTTTGTGTGTGATTTCTCCTCTCACTACCACCGCCTCCGTTTATAACCACCGCCTCCAATAATAACCAACCGTCGTCTCTTTATCAACCATACAGATTTGCTCCTCCTTTTGTAGATAGCTCTCAACAAAGCTCTTCCTTTATAGCTCTTTGATTTCGACAGTAAATCTACTCTTCCAAAGGTGGATCTGGCAATTAGCAAAAACCTTAGTAATAATTTGTTGTAGTATGTAAATTAATGATAATTCGTATTAgttatcataatttattatcaaGTTTGATGcctgtagtatatatatattt includes:
- the LOC108200916 gene encoding GEM-like protein 7 gives rise to the protein MKNQIPGQVIGIPISSTVYPAEMPREGSLCIACNQYYASPKFRQSTIELMKDGINKLGMKVENFAQGIRDHVKIGPKLSETVRGKLRLGAKILRVGGVRKVFKQNFSIRSGEKLLKASQCYLSTTAGPIAGLLFISTDRIAFCSERSIKVSTSTGDLIRIHYKVSVPLNKIKRANESENVQDPSRKYIDIVTEDDYEFWFMGFLNHQRTYKFLQLAVYESQ
- the LOC108202148 gene encoding GEM-like protein 7, whose protein sequence is MKNQIPGQVIGIPISSTVYPDEMRQEGILCIACNQYYASPKFGQSTIELMKDRMNKLGVKVENFAQGIRDHVKIGPKLSETVRGKLRLGAKILRVGGVRRVFKQNFSVRSGEELLKASQCYLSTTAGPIAGLLFISTDRIAFCSERSIKVSTSAGGLIRIHYKVSVPLNKIKTANESENVQDPSIKYIDIVTEDEFEFWFMGFLKHQRTCNFLQLTMYESQ